Proteins encoded in a region of the bacterium genome:
- a CDS encoding glucose-1-phosphate cytidylyltransferase → MVEIGGMPILWHIMKIYGFHGVERFVLCLGYKGWVIKQYFLRYHEMMRDFTVSMDHPESPEFHNRRGEERWQVTCSETGEESGTGARLRLVRDYLDKETFFFTYGDAVGNVDIGKLLDYHYEQGKIATVTGVHPTSRYGEMEVKDGVALEFNEKPTVATGVVSGGFFVFQREVFDYLNDDPELLLELEPLQALARDGELAVYVHEGHWEPMDTYRDYLHLNKTWREGSPPWKIWKD, encoded by the coding sequence ATGGTCGAGATCGGCGGCATGCCGATCCTCTGGCACATCATGAAGATCTACGGCTTTCACGGCGTGGAGCGCTTCGTCCTCTGCCTCGGCTACAAGGGCTGGGTGATCAAGCAGTATTTCCTCCGCTACCACGAGATGATGCGTGATTTCACCGTTTCCATGGACCACCCGGAGTCGCCCGAGTTCCACAACCGGCGCGGCGAAGAGCGGTGGCAGGTGACCTGTTCAGAGACCGGAGAGGAATCGGGTACCGGTGCGCGGCTCCGACTGGTGCGGGACTATCTCGACAAGGAGACCTTCTTCTTCACGTATGGCGACGCGGTCGGCAACGTGGATATCGGCAAGCTGCTCGACTATCACTACGAGCAGGGCAAGATCGCGACCGTCACCGGCGTTCATCCAACGTCCCGGTACGGCGAGATGGAAGTCAAGGACGGCGTCGCCCTCGAGTTCAACGAGAAACCGACCGTGGCTACGGGCGTGGTCAGCGGAGGCTTCTTTGTCTTCCAACGGGAGGTGTTCGACTACCTGAACGACGACCCAGAGCTCCTGCTCGAGCTCGAGCCGCTGCAGGCTCTGGCCCGCGACGGCGAGCTCGCGGTTTATGTCCACGAGGGTCACTGGGAGCCGATGGACACCTACCGGGATTACCTCCACCTCAACAAGACCTGGCGCGAGGGCAGCCCGCCCTGGAAGATCTGGAAGGACTAG
- a CDS encoding acyloxyacyl hydrolase produces MSSPDNKRHFADRAVVSGMAVLIALSSLAGAGAPAAADQIEWSVYAGRWGLEKEGETSELGFEIQRPMGTRGFDLVGGIAGTADEAVWAYAGASWRWEPGGKWRVRPGFAVSVFEKGDGKDLGGAIEFRSSLEATYRTRRDLRLGLLVYHLSNAGFYDLNPGSNSLVFVVGFP; encoded by the coding sequence ATGTCCAGTCCTGACAACAAACGACATTTCGCTGACAGGGCGGTTGTCTCGGGCATGGCGGTGCTGATCGCGCTCTCGAGTCTTGCAGGGGCGGGCGCACCGGCGGCGGCGGATCAGATCGAGTGGTCGGTCTACGCCGGCCGGTGGGGGCTCGAGAAAGAGGGCGAAACGTCCGAGCTGGGCTTCGAGATTCAGCGCCCAATGGGCACCAGGGGGTTCGACCTCGTCGGTGGGATCGCCGGGACCGCCGATGAAGCGGTGTGGGCTTACGCGGGAGCCTCCTGGAGGTGGGAGCCGGGCGGCAAATGGCGCGTGCGGCCCGGGTTCGCGGTGAGCGTGTTCGAGAAGGGTGACGGCAAGGACCTGGGCGGAGCGATCGAGTTTCGCAGTAGCCTGGAAGCGACCTATCGAACTCGCCGAGATCTCCGACTCGGTCTGCTCGTCTACCATCTGTCGAACGCCGGGTTCTACGACCTCAACCCGGGCAGCAATTCGCTGGTGTTCGTGGTCGGCTTTCCGTAG
- a CDS encoding alpha-mannosidase, which yields MKANRKARLYVVATSHLDSQWRWTIQTTIRHFLRRTLLDNFDRLRAFPGYVLSFEGAFRYQLAEEYYPKEFQELTRWVRAKRWRPAGAMLDAPDTNLPSPESLIRHVLYGNGYFENKFGQRCIDVFLPDCFGFPWSLPTVAAHCGLEGFSSQKLIKWMSPAKIPFDIGLWEGPDGSRIVAVLDPGGYGAPLREDLSRSRAWKRRLEVKRDETGVPLGYRYFGVGDRGGAPDPTSLDYLEQGLAADGEIEVVHSGSDQFFRDLAAQDRDRLPVHRGDLLLPTHGTGCWTSQAILKKWNRRCELLAEAAERAALAADWLGGQDYPRAELRQEWTRFLWHQMHDDLTGTSSPEAYRFTWNDLVLAQNRFSSLLQSSVAAVARGLDTRSEGVPIVVFNSLGFDREELVDAWVRFDREPPRFVTVSDPAGAEIPSQELEREGNRLRLLFPASVPSVGVAVYQVMPAAQARSVDCDLAITARTLENHRYRVEFDDHGGIVSLYDKKLERELLNGPMDVVLLPDRSSKWPAWELRYEDLCSPPSAVGGRADFRIAETGPVRATLEIVRTAGATTLLQRISLAVGDAGSRLEIRLDIDWQSSGQLLKAVFPLALDGAIATYDMGLGAVEREPNRRERYEVPAHEWADLSGPDWGVSVLSQHKYGWDRPDPSTLRLSLLRAPKALRRFAHQAVQDLGRHRMAYAIESHGVDSAAAIAARAASFNQPLFPFQAGPHPGALGRRFSLLRIESRSAQLMALKQAEDRRLWLARIRETAGGRSASVSLAAPQPFLSAAEVNGCEQSESPAVLTGGRLSIDLQGFAPRSFLLAPGAPPSRVPLLDQARVELPFETPSTSFHGQPGSNFDGAGQSIPGELFPPQITAGGLCFVLGPNEPHEHNAMACRGQELDLPAGDFDRLAFLATSTSRDGTTMSFPGGDGKSVRVPYYSGFVGQWKRFSGRFGFLLRRWKPGFIERTPVAWTATHRHDRKVRDQVYTYCYLFLFEIPISPEARSVKLPVAPDVKLFATTASLSGEWTLEPAALFYD from the coding sequence ATGAAGGCCAACCGGAAAGCGCGCCTCTACGTCGTTGCGACCTCGCATCTGGACTCCCAGTGGCGCTGGACCATTCAAACGACGATCCGGCACTTTCTCCGACGAACCCTGCTCGACAATTTCGATCGCCTGCGGGCTTTCCCCGGCTACGTCCTCAGCTTCGAGGGCGCCTTTCGCTACCAGCTCGCCGAGGAGTACTACCCGAAGGAGTTCCAGGAGCTCACGCGCTGGGTCCGCGCAAAGCGCTGGCGCCCCGCCGGCGCCATGCTGGACGCGCCCGACACCAACTTGCCGTCACCCGAATCGCTGATTCGCCATGTTCTCTACGGCAACGGCTATTTCGAGAACAAGTTCGGCCAGCGCTGCATCGACGTTTTCCTTCCGGATTGCTTCGGTTTCCCCTGGAGCCTTCCCACCGTCGCCGCCCACTGTGGACTCGAGGGATTCTCGAGCCAGAAGCTCATCAAGTGGATGTCGCCAGCGAAGATCCCGTTCGACATCGGCCTCTGGGAGGGTCCGGACGGATCCCGCATCGTCGCGGTGCTCGACCCGGGTGGCTACGGTGCGCCGTTGCGCGAGGATCTCTCGAGATCTCGGGCATGGAAAAGAAGACTCGAGGTGAAGCGCGATGAGACCGGCGTGCCCCTTGGCTACAGGTACTTCGGCGTCGGTGACCGAGGCGGCGCTCCGGACCCGACATCTCTCGACTACCTGGAGCAGGGCTTGGCCGCGGACGGAGAGATTGAGGTCGTTCACTCGGGCTCTGATCAGTTCTTCCGTGATCTGGCGGCCCAAGACCGCGACCGGCTTCCGGTCCATCGCGGAGACCTTCTGCTCCCGACCCACGGTACCGGCTGCTGGACTTCCCAGGCCATTCTCAAGAAGTGGAACCGGCGCTGCGAGTTGCTCGCCGAGGCCGCGGAGCGGGCTGCGCTGGCCGCCGACTGGCTCGGAGGCCAGGACTACCCTCGGGCGGAGCTCCGCCAGGAATGGACCCGGTTTCTGTGGCATCAGATGCACGACGACCTCACCGGCACCAGCTCTCCGGAGGCCTATCGATTCACTTGGAACGATCTCGTGCTGGCGCAGAATCGCTTTTCGTCGCTGCTTCAATCCAGCGTGGCCGCGGTAGCTCGCGGACTCGACACCCGGTCCGAGGGGGTCCCGATCGTCGTGTTCAATTCCCTGGGCTTCGACCGCGAAGAGCTTGTCGATGCCTGGGTCCGGTTCGACCGCGAGCCGCCGAGATTCGTGACCGTCAGCGATCCCGCGGGGGCTGAGATCCCGAGCCAGGAGCTGGAACGCGAGGGCAACCGGCTGCGGCTGTTGTTCCCGGCGTCGGTGCCCTCGGTCGGAGTTGCCGTCTACCAGGTCATGCCGGCGGCCCAGGCTCGATCGGTGGATTGCGATCTGGCGATCACGGCCAGGACCCTCGAGAACCACCGCTACCGGGTCGAGTTCGACGACCACGGCGGGATCGTGAGCCTGTACGACAAGAAGCTCGAGCGCGAGCTACTGAACGGCCCCATGGACGTCGTCTTGCTCCCCGACCGTTCCTCGAAGTGGCCGGCCTGGGAGCTCCGCTACGAGGATCTGTGCTCGCCGCCGTCTGCCGTGGGCGGAAGGGCGGACTTTCGGATCGCGGAGACGGGCCCGGTTCGAGCGACTCTCGAGATCGTGAGAACGGCCGGGGCCACCACCCTGCTTCAGCGGATCTCGCTTGCGGTCGGTGATGCCGGATCGCGGCTCGAGATAAGGCTCGACATCGACTGGCAAAGCTCGGGCCAGCTGCTCAAAGCCGTTTTTCCTCTGGCCCTCGATGGAGCGATTGCGACCTACGACATGGGCCTCGGGGCGGTGGAGCGCGAACCGAACCGGCGCGAGCGGTACGAAGTGCCGGCCCACGAGTGGGCCGATCTTTCGGGACCGGACTGGGGCGTTTCAGTTCTGAGCCAGCACAAATACGGTTGGGATCGGCCCGACCCGAGCACCTTGCGCTTGAGCCTGTTGCGCGCGCCCAAGGCTCTGCGCAGGTTTGCCCACCAGGCGGTCCAGGATCTCGGCCGCCACCGCATGGCCTATGCCATCGAGAGCCACGGCGTCGACTCGGCGGCTGCGATCGCGGCGCGGGCAGCGAGTTTCAACCAACCTCTGTTTCCGTTTCAGGCGGGACCTCATCCCGGTGCTCTCGGACGCAGGTTCTCACTGCTGCGAATCGAGAGCCGGAGCGCCCAGCTCATGGCGCTCAAGCAGGCAGAAGATCGGCGGCTCTGGCTGGCTCGCATCCGTGAAACCGCGGGCGGGCGCTCGGCCTCGGTCTCACTGGCGGCACCCCAGCCGTTTCTGAGCGCCGCCGAGGTCAACGGCTGTGAGCAATCGGAGTCGCCGGCGGTGCTTACCGGCGGACGTCTGAGCATTGACCTCCAGGGCTTTGCGCCGCGCAGCTTCTTGCTGGCGCCAGGGGCTCCACCGAGCCGTGTGCCGCTCCTCGATCAGGCACGGGTCGAGCTTCCCTTCGAGACGCCTTCGACCAGTTTCCACGGTCAGCCGGGATCCAACTTCGATGGCGCGGGCCAATCGATCCCGGGTGAGCTCTTCCCACCGCAGATCACCGCCGGGGGCTTGTGCTTTGTTCTTGGGCCCAACGAGCCACACGAGCACAATGCGATGGCCTGCCGAGGGCAGGAGCTCGATCTGCCGGCCGGCGACTTCGATCGCTTGGCCTTCCTGGCGACCTCGACCAGCCGGGACGGGACGACGATGAGCTTCCCCGGCGGAGACGGCAAATCCGTGCGCGTGCCCTACTACTCGGGCTTCGTCGGGCAGTGGAAACGCTTCTCGGGACGGTTCGGCTTTCTTCTCCGCCGCTGGAAGCCAGGCTTCATCGAACGGACGCCGGTCGCCTGGACCGCCACACACCGCCACGACCGCAAGGTCCGCGATCAGGTCTACACCTACTGCTACCTCTTTCTCTTCGAGATTCCGATCTCGCCGGAAGCCCGCTCGGTCAAGCTTCCAGTCGCGCCGGACGTCAAGCTGTTCGCCACCACGGCGTCACTTTCCGGCGAATGGACGCTCGAGCCCGCGGCGCTCTTCTACGACTGA